The segment CTTATATCAATTCAACATTCTTATATCAATTTACAATAGCAATTAGCATGCTTTAGTCTTGGAGATTAACAATAAGTTAGActaacataaaatacaagattaTTTTACGCATGAAATACACAACAATAAAGTAAATATTGGGCTCACAAAATTATCTAGTCGTAATAAATACAAAcatctaaatatatatacaaatcaacatacgttcaaaatacaataaattagttaaagaattaatacacaattatttatatttgactaACGAATTTACAATTAGAATAGACGTACACCTAATGGTCTTGCttgattatttatgaaatttatcaatgcattcttttttatttgaatttcacAAAAACATAGGCAACATGTTAACTTAAATAGGTGTATAGGGACTCGATAAATTGTTATCAACATTATCAACCTTATTAATCAGTTATTAATTCAAGTGGATacttaataaattattagtttattcaTAATCTTAAAATATTTCTCATTGATTTCATTAACATAAGGGTTTCTAATCTTTTTCGCTTCTAGCTTGAAATGAAGATGATCTAGTATGATTCATGAGTAATTTATCAAGATATACAACTATGCTGaatatattataaagataaacATGTCTGATATGACTTGTATGACACATACTTCTCTGTTTGTAATTTTGAAGTCATAACAATCAAATATGATTTGTGAACAATCCACATGAATATAGCAGAGTGATATTGATTGGGCAATGGACAAAAATCACATctttttaaggtaaaattaccATTTGTctcttataagtttataattacagaaattcctcaaactgatacaataatataagcgctgatacattaatctgatgcacgatatacattaatcgttaagtaagatacattacattttatacatgatacactaatatgatatatgttttatacatgatacactaatctgatgcgcgagatacattaatttgatgcactgatacattaatatgataCACGAAAATGAGGAATTTTGGGGATTTGTAAAATTAATAGGGGATaatggtaaaaaaaatttaaaggtgggatttttgtcatttttccaTATTGATTTGTCATGATTTGAGTGTCacaattttaaaatgtatttttttccctttaatttgtttgtagctctgaaatcatgataatttaatatgatttaCGAATAATCTAATCGGACAATTAGATTGAATAtaaatgaagttatattgatTTAATAAGACTTAGATGACACATGGTAGGATTGTTGTACCATTTCTATTGTTCAAACTTGAGGGTATTTTAGTTTCAAgttaaaaatgtcattttcacACCAATATCAAAACGAGGgacaatatttaaataatagcCCAAAAATATCCTTTTTGTGAGAATCTTCCATTTTATGAAAATTGACATGTTTTACACTTGCCAAATTCTTCAATTCTTCATCTTACCCCATGACCTCCTCCACTTATATATCTCTTCTGATTTCACATTATCCAAATcctaaaatgaaaagaaaccAAAGAACTCCCTTGTGACAACAAGGAATATTAGTTGTAGGATTTCAGAccactaaaaatatatttggctTTATCAGCATTATCCAAATCCTAAGGAGGAAACTGAAGTACTCTTTGGTGTCAACAAGGGCTATATTTGTTAATTGTTACTAATGTTTTGATAACCAATTCATCCGTTTGGTTTTGTTTGTCCTTTTTccccttttaatttatcttataaattttctttataacttttaatttcatttttttcaaataatatgtcTAATActatataagataaaaaaaatttctttaacaaataaattgaaaaaaaaatatttccttaCTCATTTTATAAATTCTTGCAACAAAAACTTGGAAATAAGTATGAAGTTAGTTCTGAAAGTTTTTAAAAGtgatcttcaaaaaaaaattcctcctacttttttatatagtttctcaaaattaattaaacaaaatgCAATAGTTTCAAAAACACACTTTGAAAtatactttttcaaaaataatttttaataattatacaaataaataattttacacAATTTGGATCGTCGGAttccaaaaaaataagtaaacacaTTTTATCGAGTCAAATATGAATAAATCGaatcaattataaataattagataaaaTTAACACTACCTCAACAAGAATATTTAGCCAAATCATAAACTCAATTTATTATTTAGACCATCGCCAACTCAACACCAAATTTTACACCAAATtctatatttgatattttcagCTTCAACTCGCACCAATTTTCACACCAAAATTGGTGTGTGGATAGTGTTACACTATTTATCACACCAATTCAtgttttgaatattataatattatttcatcgCACGaacttttaattaaacattatataaattgtgttCCCTCTttccctatttagttgtccactttaaaagtgacacacatattaaggcaccaattattatcataggttagttataattttattgttaaCTTAAAGACTATGCAACTCCCCActtataataaatgtattttatgattccaaaaagcatgcattacaacttagtagtactagaaattttctagaattaaataagggcatattacaaaaaaaaattgttgtcctttcttaatttgttaaaatggacaagtaaatagggacaaatataaaaggaaatatggacaagtaaatagggacagaaggagtatgttttaattaaatctcttgtatatttaattatttttatgtaatatttttataatattaatttttgatatataatttaattttttataaattaatatttctatatgacttttaaaaaaaattaaatttatgttaattctaCTATAAATTATATAGACTACAATTAAcctttacaaaaattaaaaatgcaaacatataaatttttaaataaataatacaatatacTTAAACATAACCGaaaataataaacattcaaCAAAGTAGTAATTGACATAcatcaaaattgaaatataaaatacatagtaattttaaaaagtacaacaaaacataataacttaataaaattacaataataactTGATAATATGATACATTCTTTCCGGATTCATCAATactattaaaatatgaattgtgtggaTAAAAAAATGTTGACTTTCCCCCTATTATTTGACTTTGTTTTTGTAGAAAAATTCACAAACATTTGGATTAACAATACCAtccatatttattaataaaattttattttcttctttaaatttcaaagctttatgttttattttaaactatgtAATGCATTAATAAAGCATTTACAGAAGCACCATACTGAtcttaaaagttaaatatttatgtaaaattttaaaattattttttaattatgtaatatttatttaattgtatttcattaatgattacacttttatttgtattatccattattatgtatgtataatataatttatattatttaaaaaattatggtacataataattttatattaaacgattgtaaaagataataatagaaTTATATATGGTGagtgttttagaaaaaaattattttatgtaataaaaaataataatataataataaacagaaacaaaaagtttttttttaacgtAAAATTTAGTACAGTAAATTAAAGTTAATTACATCAAATTCGATATTGACACCAAAATTGATGTTTGAATTGGAGATGTCCTTAACCAAACCTTTGACTTATACTAAGGATTTTCATTAAGTACATAAACACAACTTAATCCTATTTATACCATGTAATCCTCCAATAAAGCGGATTTAGATGAACCTCTCGGTTCCTGAACTCGGATCTTACGGGTAACCAAATAgctctaaaataatttaaaaataaaaaataaaatccggGTGAAAAATAAGAATCTAAGGAAAAGAGTATCTCTACGTGGCATAACCAGCTTCTaacatttactttttttttttcgcgGCAGTTTGATCAGATCACTgatttattcatattaaaacaTTTATGTGGAGGAAATTTCACACTGTCACTATCAATCATGACTTGGCTTCCCTTCCCAaacttcatctttttttttcttttttcatttgattattcatttcaaaaacacaaaattcttacaattcaattcatcactctgcaaaacaaaaaaactaaaataaaaataaaatcaaatgagTGCTGCAACTGCAACATTCACTCCTCATGTTGCATTTAGCAATAATAATCCAATATGGAGAAAACCCAGAAGTTGTACTACAAACTGCAAATACTCTACCGCTTCTTTTGTTACAAGAGCAACTTCTTCTTCGAATTCGGAAACTGATAACGAAAAGAAGaataagagaaagaaaaagaaggtaGTGATTGATAATAAGGAACAAAAAGTAACGGTGGAGGAGAAAGAGCAGGAGCAGGTGCAAGAGTTGCAATCTTCATCAGTTTCTGTTATAAAAAGATTGGATGATGTGAATCCTGTGGGATTAGGAAGGCGTTCACGTCAAGTGTTTGATGAAGTGTGGCGAAAGTTTTCAGGATTAGGGCAAATTTCGAGAACAATTCGTTCTGATGATGAGAGTACTTTGCTTATTAGAGAAGGTGGACCCATGTGTGAATTTGCTATACCTGGTGCTCAGAATACTACTGTGCTTGTTGTTGGTGCTACTAGCCGTGTTGGTAGAATTGTTGTCCGCAAACTTATGCTTAGGGGTTACACTGTCAAGGTCCATTTCTCGATCACTTTTTGCTTTTTGCTATAATTTTATTTCCGTTTTCTTTTAGCAATTGCATATATTGTGGATTCTGGATTATACACATTCAAACTTGGCAAAGTGCACATTTAGACACTTCAATTTATCTCCACATTGTGTTAGTTGAACATTTTTAAACTTACAAAATGATCATCTGAACACCTCCAAAATTTATGTGTCATGTGGTGTCCATGAGTCATAGTGAGGAGGAGTTGGAGTGTTTAGTTGCGATTTGAGGTGTCTAGGTGTGCACTTTATAAGTTAGAATGCTTACTTGCTTACTGAGGCCAAGTTTGAGTATCCCTTTACGTAGCAAGCTAAAACATGATGAGTGAGCATGTATGTCGTTGCCCCCAACTTGTTTGAGAATGTTGTGTAGttctgttattgttgttgtggttgCAATTTTTGTGCGTATAGAAAGtttaattataaagtttgaGAACGTTGTGTAGTTCTGTTATTGTAGTTGTGGTTGCATTTACTATAGAAAGTTTCATTAAGAGGTTTCTAATTGAGAGTTGAGACACTTGCATTTTGCCCAGTATTTGACtggaatttttaaaattttgaaagagatTGTATAATAGTGTAGGGTTATGTGTGAGATCTAGAGAATCTCTAGTTTCAGAGAATATTGGAATAGTTAATGAAACGGGCCAAACAGATTGGAAAGAATATAGATAATTCATATAGCTGAATCTGACTAACTTGGGATTAAGATGTAGTTGCTTTTGTGCATAAGAATCAATGGCTTTTGAATCCTAAATCCACCTCTGAGTGGTCCTTTTCCCGTtacctaaatattttttttttctttctttggaTATCTTTACTTAATATCTAACTGAGATGCTAGTCATCACTTACACTTTGTTTCATTCCCGCACAGGCTCTAGTAAGGAAAGCTGAACCGGAAGTGGTTGACATGCTACCAAGGTCTGTGGAGCTAGTGACAGGCGATGTTGGTGATCCTTCCAGTCTTAAAAATGCAGTGCAGGGTTGCAACAAAATCATCTATTGTGCCACTGCTCGGTCTTCAATCACTGGAGATCTCATCAGAGTTGATCATCAAGGGGTTTACAATCTCACCAAAGCCTTGCAggtatttgttttctttcacTATCTTGTTTTGGTACATTAGTGGCAAAGTTACACCAATTAGTGGGAATGGAAAAGGAATAAAGAAACAGAAAGCCCAAGGATTGGGTTTAATATCTGACAGTAGTTAGGATGACAAAATCTTCCTCTCAAAATGCTACATAAGATGCTTGTACAAATACTGCTAGAACTAGTCAAGCAGCAGTTCATTAACATAGTTTATTGTCATTAGATGCAATCTTTTTTGTATTGCAATATATATTTCGATCCGGTGGATTTGTAAGCTGCCACCAAATAAGATATTTGTCCTTTAATTTGACAAAATATAGACAAGATATCAACATGATATTAGAAAAGGGCAACTCATCATACACTATAGTTGATTTCACACATTTTaactaaagtatatttttttatctggTAATATTAATATCCATATTGAATTGATCAAATCTAATAAAGAACTTGGTGCTAAATTATGTATTACAATTTTTAACTTTCAGCAAAAAGAACAACATTTGTATTATGacaagaatttaaattttagataaCGTCTCTTCTTTGATAGAGATGATAATTGTCTGTTTCTTAGTTAACTGGGCCATtagcaaaattatttttcagaaatgCTCTAAATTCCTGCATTTAAGAAAACATATAGACTACAATCTCAGGAACTCTTATCTGTGCATTTCCTAATACTGTCCCTTGTTGAGATGATCAGTGTGTAATCTCTGTATGCATTCTGTTCAAAACATGTAGGACTACAACAATAAACTAGCACAGCAACGAGCTGGAAAGAGTAGCAAAAGCAAGCTTTTAATTGCAAAATTCAAGTCTGAAGATTCATTGAACGGGTGGGAAGTCCGTCAAGGGACATATTTCCAGGATGTGGTTGTTTCTAAGTATGATGGAGGAATGGATGCCAAGTTTGAGTTTACTGAAAGCGGAGAGGCTGTTTTTTCAGGTAACCATGGAAGATGATCCCAGGTCTTGAAAACATGTATGCGTTGTTTGTAAACGTATTTATATGTTCAGGGACTTGTAGTCCCACTTATGATGCTAAGTAAGACAAGTCTAAGGATAGTTGTGAAATACTGAATTTCAAAGATGCAATATTTTGATCCCTGTTTCTAAGTGTTCTTTCTTTTGGCTCATGTAAGGGTATGTCTTCACAAGAGGAGGATATGTTGACTTGTCACGAAAACTCTCACTCCCTTTGGGTTACACTCTTGACAGGTATTTActgtaaatttcaatttttccttttattctttGCTCATACATGATGCTATTTTTTCAGTTGTTGATTTATCCTCACTCCATATACTTGTGTCACTATTGAATTTTGTATACTTAGGTATGAGGGTCTAGTATTCTCTGTTGGTGGAAATGGAAGATCTTATGTTGTAATTCTTGAAGCTGGTCCTTCAGCAGATACAACACAAAGCAAATTGTATTTTTCCAGAATTAGCACAAAAGCAGGATTTTGCAGGGTGAGTTTAGATTACAACGTGAAGAAAATTATTGATCTAGTAATGCCTCCATTCTGAATACTACTAgatactttatatttttatttaatgtctTTGCATATGCACTTGTTTTCACAGGTGAGAGTTCCATTTTCTTCATTTCGGCCGGTGAAGCCAGACGATCCCCCATTGGATCCATTCCTTGTGCATACCTTGACCATACGCTTTGAGCCCAGAAGACAGGTCTTCCCTCGACCAAAGCATTGCCTTCCTCATTGTTGCCATTTGActtctttaaaacttttacactATTTCTTCTACTGTTATACTTGACTTACCATATTTTTTGGAACGCCAAAAgttgatttatatataaatcaattGCTTATACACTTGCGTCCAGTCCACATTATTTAAGTACAGATTCAGGAGCAAAATCTTGAAATGAAATAATAGATCAAGTGGACCAGGCTTGACGAATACACACGGATAATTGAGGAGtcattttcttaattcttttttgCATATCTGGGGAACATACTATTTTTATTGCTAGTGTTTGCACTTCATGTTTCCTCTTTTTTCTCCTATTTATACGAACTAAAAATATTACCTACTTCATTTCCACTATATACTGGCAAAGAATGGACCATCTGTTGGCAGATTGTTTCTTCCTGCTTTCAACCCCCCACCCCAATCTCCACCAGCCACGAAGTAAACAATCTATATTCTTTTTTGAAGTATTTGACCAATTATGCTACGAAAGAAGAGCTATTTCCACTAGAAGGTCCAAGACTCATAACAAAATTAGTAGTCCTACCTGCAAAAGCCCTGTCACAGGATAGATGACCTGAATCCTTGAAAGATTTCAAAGTAGAATATTACTGTTTTTGTGTGCTAGTTGCTGATACTTGACATGGTTATTTGCTAATTGCTACAGAGGCCAATTGAAGGACCTACAGGGACGAACCAAGATCTGAGAAGCTTTCAGCTAATTATGGAATATATTAAGGCTTTGCCTGTAAGTTCAATTGACTGTTTGTGCAACAGCATTATATGAGACCTTTGTTTCTTCAAGTTTTTGCTTGTGGTCTGCATATAATAGTCATAATCTATGAGAAGTCAGGAATTTGACTGGTAATTGTTTTAGAATCTTCAACATAATTTTTAGTCTAGAGTGTTTCTGGTAGAACTCCTTTCTACTTTcagatgtgtgtgtgtgtatatatatatatatatatatatatatatatatatatatattaacatctGTTGGCCGCAAAAGTTTGGAGTTCTGTCAATTTGGTTCAACGTGTAAAATGTGCTAGttctttgataaaattaaatgcAAGTAATTTTATCCAAGAATGTCCTAAATTGGTTGTGTGAATACTCGTTATCTCCTTATATATTTTTGATCAATCCTCAATTAATGGGCTAGATTTCGGGGTTGAATTAGGCCCAATGTTCATTCTTCTCAACTTAAGGTCCTGCTGATCCATCGCATACGGTTGATGCAAAGATAACCAAAGACATAGGTAGATTGATAGAGTGAGCAAGAAAGGAAGAGTTCAATTCCTGCAACCCTCCTTCACATGAAAattgattactttttctttatagCTTATACATGTTTGATGATGTGCTGTGTTTCTGAGACTAATGTCATTGTTAAGTCCTAAAGAAAGATGACTCACATCTAGTGGAATCTAATGTGATTGGAATATAAAGTCAGATTTCTTGTTCATATGGTTATATTTATTGTTCATATGGGGtgctttttgtttttcctccataccaaacacaccctaagagGAAATATAATGTGCAGTTctactctttttttatttgaatcttAAGACGACAACTGTGCCAAATCAATGAACATCAAACAAAACCTATTCACTCCAATTCAAACTGATAGACAAATCAGTGTTTTTCTTATGACTGGTTTCATTAGATAGGCAGATTGTGATAGGTTGTAAATCAGCATGGTTTTAGGCGTTTGTGTATTGAAACACTGACTGCAAATTTTAGGCGACTTTTGGTCGAATGCAATTTATAGATCTCTGTGGTGTTCAGAAACAAGTCAAAACTTGTACAAAAAAAAGTCGTGTTTATGGTCGATGCTATTACTTCTTTTCATCAGTcatttttaaaatgatgattTGGTTGAAAATTAGTTTGATAAAAGAATTATGTTGGACAATATACTTATTGCCAGATTATTGTAAATTTTGCAGACTGGACAAGAAACTGACTTCGTCTTGGTATCATGTACGGGGTCAGGAATAGAGCCTACCAGACGGGAGCAAGTTTTGCGAGCAAAGAGGGTGAGGTCTTCTTCAGACTCTTCCTTCACGTATTCTTCTAGGATTAAAACTGAATCcctgattatttttaatttttgtaggCTGGTGAAGATTCATTAAGAAGGTCCGGCCTTGGATACACAATAATTCGCCCAGGACCCTTGATGGTAAATATGTTTTCCATTGCTCATATGTTGGTCTTTCAGCTGGAAATATTGAGTATAGTTAAGTTCTGGTTAACTTTAGGACGGCCTCGAACAATAAGTCCTATTCGAGTCAGCTTTTGCTTTCCTTAGAATTAGGTATTCCTATAGGCAAATATAATTGTAAATCAGCATGCTTTGTGATAGCTTGTATTTGGACGTTGAGCGGGAGAGCAAGAAGTTCTTTCCTTGGAACCATATGTTGGCGGTAAGGACTTAAGTGGATTTGTAAGAAGGGAACCTTTCAAGTGGTTAAATTTAGTCAGAGTAGGACGGAATTGGTTATCGGCAGTGGTGGCACAGATGTATTTCTATGGGAAGTTCTGCTTAGCAGCTGCAATAATGTGGTTTTCCATTAATCAAAATCCTAAAGGAAGCATGATTTAGCTGCTGTAATATAAACTGATTCACATATTGTTGGAAATAATACCACCCAAAATATTAGATTTTAGCAAAATCTGAAGATTTTCTAATGATTACTTTCTGCAGGAAGAACCAGGTGGGCAACGTGCGCTCATATTTGATCAAGGAAATCGTATCTCTCAGGTAAGAGATCTACTGTACTCATGAGAGTATTGCTGCACTTCCAGATAAGCTCACCTTCATAACCGTAAATGCAGGGAATCAGTTGTGCTGATGTGGCTGACATTTGTGTGAAGGCATTGCACGATTCAACAGCCAGAAACAAGAGCTTTGATGTGAGTAACACTCTACTTTCTTTTGATGGCAAAGTTTGACAAATTAACTAATTGACCCTATTCTCTGATTAggtatgttatgaatatgtcgCTGAGCCTGGGAAGGAGTTGTATGAGTTGGTAAGTCCATTAGTTAACAAATTTTATCAGTTGAATGATCAAAGGCGACTTATTGTACAGCCATTTCCTTCACTTTCTGGATGAACTGGTTGTCAGCAATAGTAGCTAAATTTTTACTTCATTGCTGTTTCTCATTCAGTTTCTTATATAAATTGCAGGTTGCACATTTGCCTGACAAAGCAAACAACTATTTGACACCAGCACTCTCAGTACTGGAGAAAAACACATGATCATTCTCTCAGTTTGTTCGAGTAATCTTGATTCAATCTCTAACAGAAGGTATTGGTGTGAGACTTACCAAGATCTTTTTGACTAAGAGGAATACTTTCTGTCTGTATTTGTTCtcaaatatatgtgtatatatatatatatggcaatagtattttttttaaaaaaatctattgaaggttatgtatatattaaaagcAAGCACATCCTAAAGCTATTTTGTTAAAGATGACTGGAGAAAACTCATTAGTCATTACCAAGTGTGTTTACAATCCAACTGTTTTGTCCTCTTTATCTTCCTCTGAATGGAAGGGAAAAAAAATGTGATACTCCAATGTCTGGGAATGTTGGTGTTAAACAGCTAAAGAAAAATACACAGAACAAGAATAAGAGTTCTTATTAAGCAGAAAGAAGAGATGTTTAAATAGAAGGAAATCTAACAGTAGTAAATAAATGCACTAACTCAAAACTTTTGAATCTTTCTAATAACTAGGAACTAAGTCTACCAACAACTACATGCCTAAAGACTGATAGTAGCCAGAAGTAAAGAACTGACAAAACAGAACAAAACAAGTAGATTTATCGAAATAGTTTGTGCAAGTATCTTAAACACAAAATACAGATAAAGTTGTTCGTATAGAGAGGACAAGACTCCGCAAAATAATAGTGTTGATTCTTAATTACATAATACTAATACCTAATCCTGATTTTAAGTGAGGTGCACCAGTactagaaacacaatttatttcaaattatcaAATGAACCCTCGGGATATGACTGGAATCCAGTACACACAAAACACATATCGAATTTGGCTAAAATCGACATTTTAATCTCAATGAAACCATCGGAACACGAATCCGATCTCCTTGACCCAAAATTCGTGAAAGTCACGAGAGACGAACACAACGTGTAAAAGGCTAAATCAAGCTCGAGATTtctaaaaaatcaagaaaaatctcaCTTAGGCCTAAAATTATCCCCTCAATATAATGAAACTTTTGAAATTCCAATCCTAGCATGCAAACCATGAGTGTTGACCAAAGTTAATTCAAAGGCTAAAATTTCACAAAGTTCCAACTAAGGATAAATCCTCAAAAAGATTCCAAATCTGAAACTGAAAACTTTCTTAGATCAATTTCCACATACCGAAATCGATGGAAACGAAAAAATTTGTTCTAACACTCGAGACTCCAAAAGACACCGaaaatcatttttaacaacTTTAGACTTTTGAAAcgaaaaacttacataaatcacAACTCTTAACTCAATGTTCAAAACCAATATCTAAATCAAACATAAAAGGCTCACGctactaaaaaaaggccaaaaagagacTTAGAAAAGGACTTCAAAAATAGGTCTAtaataagagacctcatgaggtcactatttgaattaatatttttttaattttttttaattgtaggagagacctcgtgaggtcaatttaatgaatttattttttcctatatctgacttatttcaaatttttaaatttttaatctaattctcataaaattagagacctcacgaggtttgtacttgttaaattaaaaataataaattaatttaattaaagacttaaaaaatgagagacctcatgaggtctcttaaacaaaagaaaacccTAGCCAAATTTATCTATCTCTTTCTtccctctctctttctcatcgttcctctctctctcatcgtgcctctctctctctcatcgtTCCTCTCCGCCAGACTTCTCCATCTCCTCTCTCCGCCGTCATCTTCTCCATCTCCAGACGTGCCTCCATCTCCGCCTTCATCTTCTTCTGACGAGAAAGTCAGCCGCCTCCATCTTTGCGCGCCATTTGCAGTCGGGCCTCAGCAAGTAAAGGTCGCGCCGCCTCCATTTCCGCCGGGTCGTGCAGCAGCAGCAGTGGTCGGCGTTCCCAACCCTTTGATTCCATGTGAATTTTTTGAACTAACTAGTTGGTTTTCGTAATTCTAAgtgcttaaaataattaaaaagtagCAAGTAGATTGAATGTTATCCAGTTGTATTAGTAATTTAATCATTCCCAATGTGATTATCTTTGAAATTTCTAAAAGAATTTGTGTCAAATAGATATTGAAAAAGTTTTCCAATCAATAATAATTTGTAAAACTAGTTGGCTTTCGTAACTCTTAATAGGGTAcatgattttctttgaaaataagtTAGTACATGGGATCAAATACTTGATTTTCACCATTGGAGTTCAAACTCTATTTTCTAGTGTTAAATTTTTTCTTGCTAGGCCACTAAGGAAgctcaaaatctaaaaaattgatACAAGATTATActacttctttaattt is part of the Solanum pennellii chromosome 8, SPENNV200 genome and harbors:
- the LOC107028587 gene encoding uncharacterized protein LOC107028587, which translates into the protein MSAATATFTPHVAFSNNNPIWRKPRSCTTNCKYSTASFVTRATSSSNSETDNEKKNKRKKKKVVIDNKEQKVTVEEKEQEQVQELQSSSVSVIKRLDDVNPVGLGRRSRQVFDEVWRKFSGLGQISRTIRSDDESTLLIREGGPMCEFAIPGAQNTTVLVVGATSRVGRIVVRKLMLRGYTVKALVRKAEPEVVDMLPRSVELVTGDVGDPSSLKNAVQGCNKIIYCATARSSITGDLIRVDHQGVYNLTKALQDYNNKLAQQRAGKSSKSKLLIAKFKSEDSLNGWEVRQGTYFQDVVVSKYDGGMDAKFEFTESGEAVFSGYVFTRGGYVDLSRKLSLPLGYTLDRYEGLVFSVGGNGRSYVVILEAGPSADTTQSKLYFSRISTKAGFCRVRVPFSSFRPVKPDDPPLDPFLVHTLTIRFEPRRQRPIEGPTGTNQDLRSFQLIMEYIKALPTGQETDFVLVSCTGSGIEPTRREQVLRAKRAGEDSLRRSGLGYTIIRPGPLMEEPGGQRALIFDQGNRISQGISCADVADICVKALHDSTARNKSFDVCYEYVAEPGKELYELVAHLPDKANNYLTPALSVLEKNT